A genomic window from Triticum urartu cultivar G1812 chromosome 7, Tu2.1, whole genome shotgun sequence includes:
- the LOC125521234 gene encoding uncharacterized protein LOC125521234, translating into MPSSSSVYPEHRVVTAAELIAGNDAKETRATGAEGFASLLRTQEEVDALCDKYGVPKEFTARPAGDLRANSTPPPGAICVYARALEAGMRVPLHGFFRDVLAHFGIAPAQLTPNGWRFMASFLVLCESAGVPPSVAVFRRFFHLSIMDQKHEKGWYFFRSRRDITSLPNGGCKTTPGWRHEFFFLSSPEPWPCAVEWGEPSNGSSLDPALTVEENKSVVKLSAHGGAAADLRNLLPAGRCRICAAVDLRNLLPATCPRRRRSNLAAASPPPRPSSCYKGMDPSVHDMMKTMPADKVAAQASASAKKRTWEEASGRHDGHTTDWDGGRELLQETVAPSLERAFAASEPSDGAAIRRAANCVLELGEKLVARERDAAALREQLEEAKAELAAAKWAADVELEKAQSELAAAGAELEKTKAELAAVEAEVVKTKAELSASLVEAELAAAKQAAEAVKTKAERAAAWEEVVKTKDELAAEAELVQAKAELTAAKRAAETELVKTKAKLAAVEAELESAKAAAVQQFLASEEQVRQRAEDALEGYKRWRGHQAPAGRAA; encoded by the exons atgccttcctcctcctccgtctACCCGGAACACCGCGTCGTCACCGCAGCCGAACTCATCGCCGGCAATGATGCCAAGGAAACGAGGGCCACGGGCGCCGAGGGCTTCGCCTCGCTCCTGCGCACCCAGGAGGAGGTCGACGCGCTCTGCGACAAGTACGGCGTGCCCAAGGAGTTCACCGCGCGCCCCGCCGGCGACCTGCGCGCGAACTCGACgccgccgccgggggccatctGCGTGTACGCGCGCGCGCTGGAGGCCGGGATGCGCGTCCCGCTGCACGGCTTCTTCCGCGACGTCCTCGCCCACTTCGGCATCGCGCCGGCGCAGCTCACGCCCAACGGGTGGCGCTTCATGGCGAGCTTCCTCGTGCTCTGCGAGTCCGCCGGCGTCCCTCCCTCGGTCGCGGTGTTCCGGCGCTTCTTCCACCTGTCCATCATGGATCAAAAGCACGAGAAAGGGTGGTACTTTTTCCGATCCAGGCGGGACATCACAAGCTTGCCGAACGGGGGTTGCAAAACCACCCCGGGCTGGAGACACGAGTTCTTCTTCCTCTCGTCGCCGGAGCCGTGGCCTTGCGCCGTGGAGTGGGGCGAGCCGTCCAACGGCTCCTCCCTCGACCCGGCGCTCACCGTTGAGGAAAACAAATCGGTGGTGAAGCTGAGCGCTCATGGTGGCGCCGCTGCTGATCTCAGGAACCTGCTCCCTGCTGGGCGCTGCCGTATCTGCGCCGCTGTCGATCTCAGGAACCTGCTCCCTGCTACGTGcccacggcggcggcggagtaACCTTGCTGCCGCAtccccgccgccgcggccttcTTCGTGTTACAAAG GCATGGATCCCTCCGTCCACGACATGATGAAGACTATGCCGGCGGACAAGGTGGCCGCGCAAGCGTCGGCGTCGGCAAAGAAGAGGACTTGGGAGGAAGCCAGCGGCAGGCACGACGGACACACCACAGACTGGGATGGCGGACGGGAGCTGCTGCAGGAAACCGTCGCGCCGTCGTTGGAGCGCGCGTTCGCGGCGAGCGAGCCTTCCGACGGCGCAGCGATTCGGCGG GCTGCGAACTGCGTGCTCGAACTTGGGGAGAAGCTGGTGGCCAGGGAGCGCGACGCCGCGGCTCTGCGGGAGCAGCTGGAGGAGGCAAAggccgagctcgcggcggcgaagtgggcggcGGACGTGGAGCTTGAGAAGGCACAGTCCGAGCTCGCTGCGGCGGGAGCGGAGCTGGAGAAGACCAAAGCGGAGCtcgcggcggtggaggcggaggtGGTGAAGACGAAGGCCGAGCTCTCCGCGTCTCTTGTGGAGGCTGAGCTCGCCGCGGCAAAGCAAGCGGCGGAGGCGGTGAAGACGAAGGCCGAGCGCGCTGCGGCCTGGGAGGAGGTGGTGAAGACGAAGGACGAGCTCGCCGCGGAGGCAGAGCTGGTGCAGGCCAAGGCCGAGCTCACCGCGGCGAAGCGCGCCGCGGAGACGGAGCTGGTGAAGACTAAGGCCAAGCTTGCCGCGGTGGAGGCGGAGCTGGAGAGCGCCAAGGCGGCAGCGGTGCAGCAGTTCCTGGCCTCCGAGGAGCAGGTGCGCCAGCGCGCGGAGGACGCGCTGGAGGGGTACAAGCGCTGGCGAGGTCATCAAGCTCCGGCTGGCCGTGCTGCCTGA
- the LOC125524895 gene encoding uncharacterized protein LOC125524895 → MPSSSSVNPEHGAVTAAQHLAGNAGKETRATGAEVFASLLRTQEQVDALCEQYGVPKEFTARPAGDLPANSPPPPGAICVYARALEAGMRVPLRGFYRDVLAHFGIAPAQLTPNGWRFMAGFLVLCQSAGVRPSLAVFLRFFHLSIMDQKHEKGWYFFQSRPGSSSLGFTGLPNGSCKSIVRWRHYFFFLSSPEPWHCAVEWGEPSKSSFRNLRLTAEESKSAVKLLSAYGGAAVDLRNLLPARCSGRRRRLYNSTPAVSAAGAVITTASPPPPPPSTHCMMKVAAQASASKKKRTWEEANGREEPSRHDGQPLERASAANEPTDDAAIWQAASYVIELEEKLVARERDAAALREQLEGAKKELAAAKRAADAEREKAGSDLAAAGAELEKSKAELAAANRAVDAELVKTKAELAAARAEAAKTKAELAAAKRSAEAELVQAKAELTAAKRAAETELVKAKAKLAAAEAELESAKAAAVQQLLASEEHVRKRAEEALEGYKRWRGRQAPAGRAA, encoded by the exons atgccttcctcctcctccgtcaACCCGGAGCACGGCGCCGTCACCGCAGCCCAACACCTCGCCGGCAACGCTGGCAAGGAAACCAGGGCCACGGGCGCCGAGGTCTTCGCCTCGCTCCTGCGCACCCAGGAGCAGGTCGACGCGCTCTGCGAGCAGTACGGCGTGCCCAAGGAGTTCACCGCGCGCCCCGCCGGCGACCTGCCCGCGaactcgccgccgccgccgggggccatctGCGTGTACGCACGCGCGCTGGAGGCCGGGATGCGCGTCCCGCTGCGCGGCTTCTACCGCGACGTCCTCGCCCACTTCGGCATCGCGCCGGCGCAGCTCACGCCCAACGGGTGGCGCTTCATGGCGGGCTTCCTCGTGCTCTGCCAGTCCGCCGGCGTCCGTCCCTCGCTCGCGGTGTTCCTGCGCTTCTTCCACCTGTCCATCATGGATCAAAAGCACGAGAAAGGGTGGTACTTTTTCCAATCCAGGCCGGGCAGCTCCAGCTTGGGCTTCACGGGGTTGCCGAACGGGAGTTGCAAATCCATCGTGCGCTGGAGACActacttcttcttcctctcgtcACCGGAGCCGTGGCATTGCGCCGTGGAGTGGGGCGAGCCGTCCAAGAGCTCCTTCAGAAACCTGAGGCTCACCGCTGAGGAAAGCAAATCGGCGGTGAAGCTGCTAAGTGCTTATGGTGGCGCCGCTGTTGATCTCAGGAACCTGCTCCCTGCTAGGTGCTCAGGGCGGCGCCGTCGTCTCTACAATAGCACCCCCGCCGTTAGTGCCGCCGGCGCCGTGATAACCACAgcatccccgccgccgccgccgccttcaaCTCACT GTATGATGAAGGTGGCCGCGCAAGCGTCGGCGTCGAAGAAGAAGAGGACCTGGGAGGAGGCCAACGGCAGGGAAGAGCCTAGCAGGCACGACGGGCAGCCGCTGGAGCGCGCGTCTGCCGCGAACGAGCCTACCGACGACGCAGCGATTTGGCAG GCCGCGAGCTACGTGATCGAGCTGGAGGAGAAGCTGGTGGCCCGGGAGCGCGACGCCGCGGCTCTGCGGGAGCAGCTGGAGGGGGCGAAGAAGGAGCTCGCCGCGGCGAAGCGGGCGGCGGACGCGGAGCGGGAGAAGGCTGGGTCCGATCTCGCCGCGGCGGGAGCAGAGCTGGAGAAGAGCAAAGCCGAGCTCGCCGCGGCAAATCGAGCGGTGGACGCGGAGTTGGTGAAGACAAAAGCCGAGCTCGCTGCGGCTCGGGCGGAGGCGGCCAAGACGAAGGCCGAGCTCGCCGCCGCGAAGCGATCAGCGGAGGCAGAGCTGGTGCAGGCCAAGGCCGAGCTCACCGCGGCGAAGCGCGCCGCGGAGACGGAGCTGGTGAAGGCGAAGGCCAAGCTCGccgcggcggaggcggagctGGAGAGCGCCAAGGCGGCAGCGGTGCAGCAGCTCCTGGCCTCCGAGGAGCATGTGCGAAAGCGGGCGGAGGAGGCGCTGGAGGGATACAAGCGGTGGCGAGGCCGTCAAGCTCCGGCTGGCCGTGCTGCCTGA